Proteins found in one Nymphalis io chromosome 4, ilAglIoxx1.1, whole genome shotgun sequence genomic segment:
- the LOC126781613 gene encoding troponin T, skeletal muscle isoform X3: MSDEEEYSGSEEEEVEEEVPETPAPKQEGEGDPEFIKRQDQKRSDLDEQLKEYINEWRKQRAKEEDELKRLKEKQAKRKVSRAEEEKRLAQKKKEEEERRVREAEEKKQRDIEEKRQRLEEAEKKRQAMLQAMKDASKTGPNFTIQKKNENFGITSAQLERNKTKEQLEEEKKISLSIRIKPLNIEGLSVDKLRQKAVELWECIIKLETEKYDLEERQKRQDYDLKELKERQKQQLRHKALKKGLDPEALTGKHPPKIQVASKYERRVDTRSYDDKKKLFEGDLEKLNKDFLEKVWQERADQFGGRQKTRLPKWFGERPGKKKGDIESPEGEEDVKAEVEEEEEPTFEPEPEEEEVEEVEEVEEEEEEEEEEEEEEEEEEE, translated from the exons ATGTCTGACGAAGAGGAATATTC TGGCTCCGAGGAGGAGGAAGTTGAAGAAGAAGTCCCGGAGAC ACCCGCTCCCAAACAAGA GGGTGAGGGAGACCCAGAGTTCATCAAG cgTCAAGACCAGAAGCGGTCGGACTTGGACGAACAACTGAAGGAGTACATTAACGAATGGCGCAAACAGCGGGCCAAGGAGGAAGATGAGCTCAAACGCCTCAAAGAGAAGCAGGCCAAGCGCAAG GTATCTCGCGCTGAGGAAGAGAAGCGCCTCGCTCAAAAGAAGAAGGAAGAAGAAGAAAGGAGAGTCCGTGAAGCCGAAGAAAAGAAACAACGTGACATCGAAGAGAAGAGGCAGCGACTCGAAGAAGCCGAGAAGAAACGCCAGGCTATGCTTCAGGCCATGAAGGATGCCAGCAAGACCGGTCCTAACTTCACTATTCAGAAGAAGAATGAGAAC ttcGGCATTACTAGCGCTCAACTCGAGCGCAACAAGACCAAGGAACAACTTGAGGAAGAGAAGAAGATCTCATTGTCGATCCGCATCAAGCCCCTTAATATCGAAGGTCTCTCCGTGGACAAGCTCCGACAGAAGGCCGTCGAATTATGGGAGTGCATTATCAAACTCGAGACAGAGAAATACGATCTCGAGGAGAGGCAAAAGAGACAGGACTACGAC TTAAAAGAGCTCAAAGAAAGACAGAAACAACAATTGAGGCACAAGGCCCTCAAGAAAGGTCTCGACCCAGAGGCGCTAACAGGCAAGCATCCC CCCAAAATCCAAGTTGCGTCCAAGTACGAGCGACGCGTCGACACACGTTCCTACGATGACAAAAAGAAATTGTTCGAGGGT GACCTAGAAAAACTGAACAAGGACTTCCTTGAGAAGGTGTGGCAAGAAAGAGCCGACCAGTTCGGCGGCAGGCAAAAGA CGAGACTGCCTAAGTGGTTCGGAGAGAGGCCCGGCAAAAAGAAGGGCGATATCGAATCCCCCGAAGGCGAGGAGGACGTAAAGGCGGAAGTCGAGGAGGAAGAAGAACCTACCTTCGAACCCGAGCCCGAGGAGGAGGAGGTTGAAGAGGTCGAAGAGGTCGAGGAGGAAGAGGAGGAGGAAGAAGAAGAGGAGGAGGAAGAGGAAGAGGAGGAGGAATAA
- the LOC126781613 gene encoding troponin T, skeletal muscle isoform X2 gives MSDEEEYSGSEEEEVEEEVPETPAPKQESRPSIAGEGDPEFIKRQDQKRSDLDEQLKEYINEWRKQRAKEEDELKRLKEKQAKRKVSRAEEEKRLAQKKKEEEERRVREAEEKKQRDIEEKRQRLEEAEKKRQAMLQAMKDASKTGPNFTIQKKNENFGITSAQLERNKTKEQLEEEKKISLSIRIKPLNIEGLSVDKLRQKAVELWECIIKLETEKYDLEERQKRQDYDLKELKERQKQQLRHKALKKGLDPEALTGKHPPKIQVASKYERRVDTRSYDDKKKLFEGGYDTIAAEVLEKTWKERMEEFMNRTKTRLPKWFGERPGKKKGDIESPEGEEDVKAEVEEEEEPTFEPEPEEEEVEEVEEVEEEEEEEEEEEEEEEEEEE, from the exons ATGTCTGACGAAGAGGAATATTC TGGCTCCGAGGAGGAGGAAGTTGAAGAAGAAGTCCCGGAGAC ACCCGCTCCCAAACAAGA GAGTAGACCGTCGATCGC GGGTGAGGGAGACCCAGAGTTCATCAAG cgTCAAGACCAGAAGCGGTCGGACTTGGACGAACAACTGAAGGAGTACATTAACGAATGGCGCAAACAGCGGGCCAAGGAGGAAGATGAGCTCAAACGCCTCAAAGAGAAGCAGGCCAAGCGCAAG GTATCTCGCGCTGAGGAAGAGAAGCGCCTCGCTCAAAAGAAGAAGGAAGAAGAAGAAAGGAGAGTCCGTGAAGCCGAAGAAAAGAAACAACGTGACATCGAAGAGAAGAGGCAGCGACTCGAAGAAGCCGAGAAGAAACGCCAGGCTATGCTTCAGGCCATGAAGGATGCCAGCAAGACCGGTCCTAACTTCACTATTCAGAAGAAGAATGAGAAC ttcGGCATTACTAGCGCTCAACTCGAGCGCAACAAGACCAAGGAACAACTTGAGGAAGAGAAGAAGATCTCATTGTCGATCCGCATCAAGCCCCTTAATATCGAAGGTCTCTCCGTGGACAAGCTCCGACAGAAGGCCGTCGAATTATGGGAGTGCATTATCAAACTCGAGACAGAGAAATACGATCTCGAGGAGAGGCAAAAGAGACAGGACTACGAC TTAAAAGAGCTCAAAGAAAGACAGAAACAACAATTGAGGCACAAGGCCCTCAAGAAAGGTCTCGACCCAGAGGCGCTAACAGGCAAGCATCCC CCCAAAATCCAAGTTGCGTCCAAGTACGAGCGACGCGTCGACACACGTTCCTACGATGACAAAAAGAAATTGTTCGAGGGT GGTTACGATACTATAGCAGCTGAGGTTTTGGAAAAGACGTGGAAAGAGAGGATGGAAGAGTTCATGAACCGCACGAAAA CGAGACTGCCTAAGTGGTTCGGAGAGAGGCCCGGCAAAAAGAAGGGCGATATCGAATCCCCCGAAGGCGAGGAGGACGTAAAGGCGGAAGTCGAGGAGGAAGAAGAACCTACCTTCGAACCCGAGCCCGAGGAGGAGGAGGTTGAAGAGGTCGAAGAGGTCGAGGAGGAAGAGGAGGAGGAAGAAGAAGAGGAGGAGGAAGAGGAAGAGGAGGAGGAATAA
- the LOC126781613 gene encoding troponin T, skeletal muscle isoform X4 encodes MSDEEEYSGSEEEEVEEEVPETPAPKQEGEGDPEFIKRQDQKRSDLDEQLKEYINEWRKQRAKEEDELKRLKEKQAKRKVSRAEEEKRLAQKKKEEEERRVREAEEKKQRDIEEKRQRLEEAEKKRQAMLQAMKDASKTGPNFTIQKKNENFGITSAQLERNKTKEQLEEEKKISLSIRIKPLNIEGLSVDKLRQKAVELWECIIKLETEKYDLEERQKRQDYDLKELKERQKQQLRHKALKKGLDPEALTGKHPPKIQVASKYERRVDTRSYDDKKKLFEGGYDTIAAEVLEKTWKERMEEFMNRTKTRLPKWFGERPGKKKGDIESPEGEEDVKAEVEEEEEPTFEPEPEEEEVEEVEEVEEEEEEEEEEEEEEEEEEE; translated from the exons ATGTCTGACGAAGAGGAATATTC TGGCTCCGAGGAGGAGGAAGTTGAAGAAGAAGTCCCGGAGAC ACCCGCTCCCAAACAAGA GGGTGAGGGAGACCCAGAGTTCATCAAG cgTCAAGACCAGAAGCGGTCGGACTTGGACGAACAACTGAAGGAGTACATTAACGAATGGCGCAAACAGCGGGCCAAGGAGGAAGATGAGCTCAAACGCCTCAAAGAGAAGCAGGCCAAGCGCAAG GTATCTCGCGCTGAGGAAGAGAAGCGCCTCGCTCAAAAGAAGAAGGAAGAAGAAGAAAGGAGAGTCCGTGAAGCCGAAGAAAAGAAACAACGTGACATCGAAGAGAAGAGGCAGCGACTCGAAGAAGCCGAGAAGAAACGCCAGGCTATGCTTCAGGCCATGAAGGATGCCAGCAAGACCGGTCCTAACTTCACTATTCAGAAGAAGAATGAGAAC ttcGGCATTACTAGCGCTCAACTCGAGCGCAACAAGACCAAGGAACAACTTGAGGAAGAGAAGAAGATCTCATTGTCGATCCGCATCAAGCCCCTTAATATCGAAGGTCTCTCCGTGGACAAGCTCCGACAGAAGGCCGTCGAATTATGGGAGTGCATTATCAAACTCGAGACAGAGAAATACGATCTCGAGGAGAGGCAAAAGAGACAGGACTACGAC TTAAAAGAGCTCAAAGAAAGACAGAAACAACAATTGAGGCACAAGGCCCTCAAGAAAGGTCTCGACCCAGAGGCGCTAACAGGCAAGCATCCC CCCAAAATCCAAGTTGCGTCCAAGTACGAGCGACGCGTCGACACACGTTCCTACGATGACAAAAAGAAATTGTTCGAGGGT GGTTACGATACTATAGCAGCTGAGGTTTTGGAAAAGACGTGGAAAGAGAGGATGGAAGAGTTCATGAACCGCACGAAAA CGAGACTGCCTAAGTGGTTCGGAGAGAGGCCCGGCAAAAAGAAGGGCGATATCGAATCCCCCGAAGGCGAGGAGGACGTAAAGGCGGAAGTCGAGGAGGAAGAAGAACCTACCTTCGAACCCGAGCCCGAGGAGGAGGAGGTTGAAGAGGTCGAAGAGGTCGAGGAGGAAGAGGAGGAGGAAGAAGAAGAGGAGGAGGAAGAGGAAGAGGAGGAGGAATAA
- the LOC126781613 gene encoding troponin T, skeletal muscle isoform X1 encodes MSDEEEYSGSEEEEVEEEVPETPAPKQESRPSIAGEGDPEFIKRQDQKRSDLDEQLKEYINEWRKQRAKEEDELKRLKEKQAKRKVSRAEEEKRLAQKKKEEEERRVREAEEKKQRDIEEKRQRLEEAEKKRQAMLQAMKDASKTGPNFTIQKKNENFGITSAQLERNKTKEQLEEEKKISLSIRIKPLNIEGLSVDKLRQKAVELWECIIKLETEKYDLEERQKRQDYDLKELKERQKQQLRHKALKKGLDPEALTGKHPPKIQVASKYERRVDTRSYDDKKKLFEGDLEKLNKDFLEKVWQERADQFGGRQKTRLPKWFGERPGKKKGDIESPEGEEDVKAEVEEEEEPTFEPEPEEEEVEEVEEVEEEEEEEEEEEEEEEEEEE; translated from the exons ATGTCTGACGAAGAGGAATATTC TGGCTCCGAGGAGGAGGAAGTTGAAGAAGAAGTCCCGGAGAC ACCCGCTCCCAAACAAGA GAGTAGACCGTCGATCGC GGGTGAGGGAGACCCAGAGTTCATCAAG cgTCAAGACCAGAAGCGGTCGGACTTGGACGAACAACTGAAGGAGTACATTAACGAATGGCGCAAACAGCGGGCCAAGGAGGAAGATGAGCTCAAACGCCTCAAAGAGAAGCAGGCCAAGCGCAAG GTATCTCGCGCTGAGGAAGAGAAGCGCCTCGCTCAAAAGAAGAAGGAAGAAGAAGAAAGGAGAGTCCGTGAAGCCGAAGAAAAGAAACAACGTGACATCGAAGAGAAGAGGCAGCGACTCGAAGAAGCCGAGAAGAAACGCCAGGCTATGCTTCAGGCCATGAAGGATGCCAGCAAGACCGGTCCTAACTTCACTATTCAGAAGAAGAATGAGAAC ttcGGCATTACTAGCGCTCAACTCGAGCGCAACAAGACCAAGGAACAACTTGAGGAAGAGAAGAAGATCTCATTGTCGATCCGCATCAAGCCCCTTAATATCGAAGGTCTCTCCGTGGACAAGCTCCGACAGAAGGCCGTCGAATTATGGGAGTGCATTATCAAACTCGAGACAGAGAAATACGATCTCGAGGAGAGGCAAAAGAGACAGGACTACGAC TTAAAAGAGCTCAAAGAAAGACAGAAACAACAATTGAGGCACAAGGCCCTCAAGAAAGGTCTCGACCCAGAGGCGCTAACAGGCAAGCATCCC CCCAAAATCCAAGTTGCGTCCAAGTACGAGCGACGCGTCGACACACGTTCCTACGATGACAAAAAGAAATTGTTCGAGGGT GACCTAGAAAAACTGAACAAGGACTTCCTTGAGAAGGTGTGGCAAGAAAGAGCCGACCAGTTCGGCGGCAGGCAAAAGA CGAGACTGCCTAAGTGGTTCGGAGAGAGGCCCGGCAAAAAGAAGGGCGATATCGAATCCCCCGAAGGCGAGGAGGACGTAAAGGCGGAAGTCGAGGAGGAAGAAGAACCTACCTTCGAACCCGAGCCCGAGGAGGAGGAGGTTGAAGAGGTCGAAGAGGTCGAGGAGGAAGAGGAGGAGGAAGAAGAAGAGGAGGAGGAAGAGGAAGAGGAGGAGGAATAA
- the LOC126781613 gene encoding troponin T, skeletal muscle isoform X5: MSDEEEYSGEGDPEFIKRQDQKRSDLDEQLKEYINEWRKQRAKEEDELKRLKEKQAKRKVSRAEEEKRLAQKKKEEEERRVREAEEKKQRDIEEKRQRLEEAEKKRQAMLQAMKDASKTGPNFTIQKKNENFGITSAQLERNKTKEQLEEEKKISLSIRIKPLNIEGLSVDKLRQKAVELWECIIKLETEKYDLEERQKRQDYDLKELKERQKQQLRHKALKKGLDPEALTGKHPPKIQVASKYERRVDTRSYDDKKKLFEGDLEKLNKDFLEKVWQERADQFGGRQKTRLPKWFGERPGKKKGDIESPEGEEDVKAEVEEEEEPTFEPEPEEEEVEEVEEVEEEEEEEEEEEEEEEEEEE; the protein is encoded by the exons ATGTCTGACGAAGAGGAATATTC GGGTGAGGGAGACCCAGAGTTCATCAAG cgTCAAGACCAGAAGCGGTCGGACTTGGACGAACAACTGAAGGAGTACATTAACGAATGGCGCAAACAGCGGGCCAAGGAGGAAGATGAGCTCAAACGCCTCAAAGAGAAGCAGGCCAAGCGCAAG GTATCTCGCGCTGAGGAAGAGAAGCGCCTCGCTCAAAAGAAGAAGGAAGAAGAAGAAAGGAGAGTCCGTGAAGCCGAAGAAAAGAAACAACGTGACATCGAAGAGAAGAGGCAGCGACTCGAAGAAGCCGAGAAGAAACGCCAGGCTATGCTTCAGGCCATGAAGGATGCCAGCAAGACCGGTCCTAACTTCACTATTCAGAAGAAGAATGAGAAC ttcGGCATTACTAGCGCTCAACTCGAGCGCAACAAGACCAAGGAACAACTTGAGGAAGAGAAGAAGATCTCATTGTCGATCCGCATCAAGCCCCTTAATATCGAAGGTCTCTCCGTGGACAAGCTCCGACAGAAGGCCGTCGAATTATGGGAGTGCATTATCAAACTCGAGACAGAGAAATACGATCTCGAGGAGAGGCAAAAGAGACAGGACTACGAC TTAAAAGAGCTCAAAGAAAGACAGAAACAACAATTGAGGCACAAGGCCCTCAAGAAAGGTCTCGACCCAGAGGCGCTAACAGGCAAGCATCCC CCCAAAATCCAAGTTGCGTCCAAGTACGAGCGACGCGTCGACACACGTTCCTACGATGACAAAAAGAAATTGTTCGAGGGT GACCTAGAAAAACTGAACAAGGACTTCCTTGAGAAGGTGTGGCAAGAAAGAGCCGACCAGTTCGGCGGCAGGCAAAAGA CGAGACTGCCTAAGTGGTTCGGAGAGAGGCCCGGCAAAAAGAAGGGCGATATCGAATCCCCCGAAGGCGAGGAGGACGTAAAGGCGGAAGTCGAGGAGGAAGAAGAACCTACCTTCGAACCCGAGCCCGAGGAGGAGGAGGTTGAAGAGGTCGAAGAGGTCGAGGAGGAAGAGGAGGAGGAAGAAGAAGAGGAGGAGGAAGAGGAAGAGGAGGAGGAATAA
- the LOC126781613 gene encoding troponin T isoform X6 produces the protein MSDEEEYSGEGDPEFIKRQDQKRSDLDEQLKEYINEWRKQRAKEEDELKRLKEKQAKRKVSRAEEEKRLAQKKKEEEERRVREAEEKKQRDIEEKRQRLEEAEKKRQAMLQAMKDASKTGPNFTIQKKNENFGITSAQLERNKTKEQLEEEKKISLSIRIKPLNIEGLSVDKLRQKAVELWECIIKLETEKYDLEERQKRQDYDLKELKERQKQQLRHKALKKGLDPEALTGKHPPKIQVASKYERRVDTRSYDDKKKLFEGGYDTIAAEVLEKTWKERMEEFMNRTKTRLPKWFGERPGKKKGDIESPEGEEDVKAEVEEEEEPTFEPEPEEEEVEEVEEVEEEEEEEEEEEEEEEEEEE, from the exons ATGTCTGACGAAGAGGAATATTC GGGTGAGGGAGACCCAGAGTTCATCAAG cgTCAAGACCAGAAGCGGTCGGACTTGGACGAACAACTGAAGGAGTACATTAACGAATGGCGCAAACAGCGGGCCAAGGAGGAAGATGAGCTCAAACGCCTCAAAGAGAAGCAGGCCAAGCGCAAG GTATCTCGCGCTGAGGAAGAGAAGCGCCTCGCTCAAAAGAAGAAGGAAGAAGAAGAAAGGAGAGTCCGTGAAGCCGAAGAAAAGAAACAACGTGACATCGAAGAGAAGAGGCAGCGACTCGAAGAAGCCGAGAAGAAACGCCAGGCTATGCTTCAGGCCATGAAGGATGCCAGCAAGACCGGTCCTAACTTCACTATTCAGAAGAAGAATGAGAAC ttcGGCATTACTAGCGCTCAACTCGAGCGCAACAAGACCAAGGAACAACTTGAGGAAGAGAAGAAGATCTCATTGTCGATCCGCATCAAGCCCCTTAATATCGAAGGTCTCTCCGTGGACAAGCTCCGACAGAAGGCCGTCGAATTATGGGAGTGCATTATCAAACTCGAGACAGAGAAATACGATCTCGAGGAGAGGCAAAAGAGACAGGACTACGAC TTAAAAGAGCTCAAAGAAAGACAGAAACAACAATTGAGGCACAAGGCCCTCAAGAAAGGTCTCGACCCAGAGGCGCTAACAGGCAAGCATCCC CCCAAAATCCAAGTTGCGTCCAAGTACGAGCGACGCGTCGACACACGTTCCTACGATGACAAAAAGAAATTGTTCGAGGGT GGTTACGATACTATAGCAGCTGAGGTTTTGGAAAAGACGTGGAAAGAGAGGATGGAAGAGTTCATGAACCGCACGAAAA CGAGACTGCCTAAGTGGTTCGGAGAGAGGCCCGGCAAAAAGAAGGGCGATATCGAATCCCCCGAAGGCGAGGAGGACGTAAAGGCGGAAGTCGAGGAGGAAGAAGAACCTACCTTCGAACCCGAGCCCGAGGAGGAGGAGGTTGAAGAGGTCGAAGAGGTCGAGGAGGAAGAGGAGGAGGAAGAAGAAGAGGAGGAGGAAGAGGAAGAGGAGGAGGAATAA